The Polaromonas sp. SP1 DNA window AGCTCAAGGATGTGTCTTACCTGCGCTGGACCGACAGCACCGACACGATGGTGGTAACCTTTGGCGAGCTGGTCAAAGGCGCCAAGACCGGCCGCACCAAGCGCCAATACTGGGTCCGTCAGGGCAGCCAGTGGAAAATTTTCTTCGAAGGAACCATTTGATGGCAGTTCATCCCGCCTTTTTGCCCTTGCGCCGCGCCTTGCTGGCCGCCGCTGCGGCAGGCCTGGCTCTTGCAGCCGGCCCTGCACTCTCGCAAACAGCACCCAAGGTGAAGTTCGTCACCAGCGAAGGGGACTTCGTGGTCGAGGTCTACCCCGACAAAGCCCCCAAGACCGTCGAAAACTTCCTGCAGTACGTCAAGGACAAACACTACGACGGCACGATTTTTCACCGCGTGATCAGCAACTTCATGGTGCAGGGCGGCGGCTACGACGCCACCTACGCCGAGAAAAAAACCCGCCCGCCCGTTGCCCATGAAGGCCGTGAAGCACTTGCCAAAGGCGGCCCCAAAAACGTCGTCGGCACCCTGGCCATGGCGCGCACCAACGACCCCAATTCCGCCTCGTCGCAGTTCTTCATCAACGTGAAGGACAACGACTTCCTGAACCCCACCATCATCCCGCCGGGCGACCCGGTACCCAGGTTTGAATACCAGGGCCGCGTGTATGAAAACACCCCGCGCGCCCAGCTCGTCAATGCACCCCAGCTCTACGGCTACACCGTGTTCGGCAAGGTCGTGAGCGGCATGGACGTCATCAACAAGATCAAGGGCGTGCCGACCGGCGCCGGCGGCCCCTTCCCGACGGACGTCCCCAAGACGCCCGTCCTCATCAAATCAGCAACCCTCGTCAATTAAGTCCATTGCTTGACCCACTCTTCAGGACCCCATCATGAGCAACCCCAAAGTCGAACTGCACATTGCCGAATACGGCGTCATCACCCTCGAGCTGGACGCCGCCAAGGCGCCCAAGACCGTCGCCAACTTCCTGAACTACGTCAACAAGGGCCACTACGCCAACACCGTGTTTCACCGCGTGATCCCCGGCTTCATGGTGCAGGGCGGCGGCTTTGAACCCGGCATGAAACAAAAGCCCACCGACGGCGAGATCGAGAACGAGGCCAACAATGGCCTGAAGAACGACAACTACACCGTGGCCATGGCGCGCACCAATGCACCGCACTCGGCCAGCTCGCAGTTCTTCATCAACGTGGCCGACAACGGCTTCCTGAACCACACCGCACCCAACGCATCGGGCTGGGGTTATGCCGTGTTCGGCAAGGTCGTCGCCGGCACGAATGTGGTCGACAAGATCAAGGCCGTCAAGACGGGCCGCAAGGGCTTTCATGACGACGTGCCGATGGAAGACGTGATCATCCAGAAAGCCGTTGCGCTGGCCTGAAGCAGCCGGTGAACACCCCACAGGCCGTACCCGGGATGGCGGAGCTTGTAGCGCCGCCGTCCTGGCGTACGGTCGATTTCATTTCGGACCTGCATTTGCAGGCCTCGGACCCGGCCACCTTTGCGGCCTGGCAGCACTACCTTGAAAGCACACCCGCCGACGCGGTCTTCATCCTGGGCGACCTGTTTGAAGTCTGGGTGGGCGACGACGCGATCGAGGGCGACCTGGATTCGCCCTCCGCCGGCTTTGACGCGCGTTGCGCGCAGGTGATGGGTGAGGCCGCCGGCCGGCTGGCGCTCTTTTTCATGCATGGCAACCGCGACTTCCTGGTCGGCCAGGGCTTGATGGACCTGTGCAACGCCACCTTGCTGGCAGACCCGGCCGTGCTGGTGTTTCCCGCGGGTACGGGCCGTCGCTGGCTGCTGTCGCACGGCGACGCGCTGTGCCTGGACGATGTCGACTACATGCAATTTCGCAGCCAGGTGCGCACCGATGAATGGCAGCGCGCCTTTCTCGCCAGGCCGCTGGCCGAGCGCCAGGGCATCGCCCGCGGGCTGCGCGCGCAAAGCGAAGCACGCAAGAAGTCGGGCGTGCAGTACGCCGATGTCGACACCGATGCGGCCCGCCAGTGGCTGCAGGCCGCAGGGTCGCACACACTGATCCACGGCCACACGCACAAGCCGGCCGTGCACGATCTGGGCGGCGGCTACTCGCGCGTGGTGCTCAGCGACTGGGACCTGGCCGCGCCGGCCCCGCGCGCCGAAGTGCTGCGCTTGACTTCAGCCGGGCTGCAGCGCATAACGCTCGCCTGATCTATCCTCGAGGCCGCGCTTTTCATTTTTCTTTCCACCCCTGCCTTTTACTTTCACCCTCGCAGCCCCACCTTTTTTGCTCCTGACTTCAATCGACACCCCATGCTGAACTGGTTACGAACGCTTGGCGGCTCCAAGGGCCCCACCAAAACCATTCCGGACACGCTGTGGATG harbors:
- a CDS encoding peptidylprolyl isomerase, producing MAVHPAFLPLRRALLAAAAAGLALAAGPALSQTAPKVKFVTSEGDFVVEVYPDKAPKTVENFLQYVKDKHYDGTIFHRVISNFMVQGGGYDATYAEKKTRPPVAHEGREALAKGGPKNVVGTLAMARTNDPNSASSQFFINVKDNDFLNPTIIPPGDPVPRFEYQGRVYENTPRAQLVNAPQLYGYTVFGKVVSGMDVINKIKGVPTGAGGPFPTDVPKTPVLIKSATLVN
- a CDS encoding peptidylprolyl isomerase — encoded protein: MSNPKVELHIAEYGVITLELDAAKAPKTVANFLNYVNKGHYANTVFHRVIPGFMVQGGGFEPGMKQKPTDGEIENEANNGLKNDNYTVAMARTNAPHSASSQFFINVADNGFLNHTAPNASGWGYAVFGKVVAGTNVVDKIKAVKTGRKGFHDDVPMEDVIIQKAVALA
- a CDS encoding UDP-2,3-diacylglucosamine diphosphatase; protein product: MAELVAPPSWRTVDFISDLHLQASDPATFAAWQHYLESTPADAVFILGDLFEVWVGDDAIEGDLDSPSAGFDARCAQVMGEAAGRLALFFMHGNRDFLVGQGLMDLCNATLLADPAVLVFPAGTGRRWLLSHGDALCLDDVDYMQFRSQVRTDEWQRAFLARPLAERQGIARGLRAQSEARKKSGVQYADVDTDAARQWLQAAGSHTLIHGHTHKPAVHDLGGGYSRVVLSDWDLAAPAPRAEVLRLTSAGLQRITLA